A stretch of DNA from Chrysemys picta bellii isolate R12L10 unplaced genomic scaffold, ASM1138683v2 scaf22, whole genome shotgun sequence:
gtgggtgctaagcacccactaatttttttcagttggcgctccagccctggagcccccaaGGGGTTGGCACCTATGGTAACAGCAATTCAGGggtctggaacaatttttatagtggggatgctgaaagccattgaacaacacTGTAAACCCCATGTATGATGGAAACCGTGCATTCGCTTGCTAATATCACTTCATGCTGGGCACCCCAGTGCCCctagttccagctcccctgcagcaTATATGCAAACGGCTAGTCTCTTGCTTGAGGAAAGTTAGTTACAAAttgctcagagcctgctgcaGAGGATTCGTGCAGGGATAGAGCCATCTGCACGGGACTCTTACTTGTGCCACATGGAAGTGAGATGAGGTGCCTGGAGTAAGATGCTTTTGCACATACTTCTCTTGGGTTGTTCTTCGTACAGTTATGATCCACGTGGGGGGCCTTTAGCGAGCATGCACACATTGGGCTGGGACAGTGCTAGTACAGCTCTAGTGGGCGTAGCTTGCAATATCAGTGGCACAAAAATTACGTTGTGTGGAAACACCTTGTGTTCTGTACAGAAACCAGAGCCTCATCTCTTTCtaggatgaaagctggagacaaaCCTGTCACTATTTCCTCCTGCCTACCAATGGTAGGATAAAGGCGAGCTTAAGTGGGGATCTAGTAGTAGCGTATTCCTCCCTTTTTATTCCCCTAAGGTtggctttcccacaggaaggCCTAAAATCCTAGATGATAGAAATCGCCCAATGGCTTCTTAAGGAAATGAATTCATTTGTTATATGTAGCCCAGCTTAAAAACAGTGTGATGGAATGATTGGCGGGAGGTTCCCCTCTGCACCATAGGGGTAATGATTTAGTTAGACTTTGAAGAAGAACGTGTATGGCTCCCACATGCTCTGTTACTGCCATGTACCACCAGAGAGGGGGATACATCTTGGAGGTTGTGAACCAATCTGTTTATAATCcttgacttgtttatacagtctattgtttttggttgttgttttttgctctcattttaatgtaattgtgttttgtcaatataACCTGTAGGTTTCCACTCCACCAAGGAATGAAAGAAGGCAGAGAGACTTGAGCAGGAAAGAACTCCTACTACCGATAGGCACAGCTACTGAAAAAAACCTGCACCATAAGAAAGGATAGGCATTTGTTGTAAGAGTTAACTCCTTGTACGTGCCTCTAAACCAGCAGGTCCCAAGTTGAGGTTTATGTATCGGTGGTGGCACATGGAGGACCTGATGGTGGTCTTCAGTGAGCAGGCAGATCTCACGTTCCTAGTACTGAAATTACTGTCAATATGTTCCTAGTACTACTTTTCTTTGGAAGCATTTGCTGTACCTGCCACGAAGGCGTTACCTGATCTCGAAGAGGTGAGGAAATGGTCCATAGAACAATTTTTGTAAGATTAGGCCCACATCAGAACTGTTTTAGAACCCCAGAGGAAAGACAAGCAAAGGCTTCTGCAGTGGCGCCATCTGTTGACTTTGAATGTACAGAGGCTCCTATTAGCAACTCCGTATTTTCGGTTGCATTATGAAAGGGATTGCCAGTGGGGAATATGTTCCTGTTTTTTCTCTAAAGGGAGATTGACAATCATTGTGAGAACTCACACccaatttgtttttatactattGGAACATTTAACGTAGTGGCTGtttgacttcttttaaaaacttttaaataagaaatctcCAGTTTTAGTGTCTGGCTTAAATTTGTCCTAGGCAGTGCTAGCAACTCTTCAGAATACTGTCTACGTACCCAGATTTGGTAGAGAGGTAGATCCTCACTAGGTCTGGTCTAAgggctagttttgttttgtttttcaaatcgtTTTAAATTATTGGGTTTAGGGTAACTTTTAGTCATTATTCACATTACAACTGCAATTTTGACGCACTGTGCTCATAAAACTGGCTGTTGGTGGAACATGCAGTCCATGAGCACACAAGCTTGATTTTAGGCCGGtagggggagggcaaaaggggtaGCCCCCATAGGCGCAGACTCTagtggcgctggtgggtgctcaagccccctctacccccagccctggcccgactccacccctgctccgcctctcctATCCCCATTCCAGTAGTAACTGATTGATGTATTCCACCAAATGGGGAGCTGCATTTTAGAGGTGACAAAGAGAAACTTTGATAATCCTAATACAAAATGGCCTCTTCCTGCTCTCATTATTCACATGTAATTTTGTTTGTGGTGTATGCCCAAGAATGAATTGGATCTGGGTGCACACAAAGGTAATGGGATCAGGCGGTGGGGGCACAAAGCTGATAAGAGTGCATGCGAGCACAAACTTAATAGTGGGGGCAGTGCTAGTAAGTGTATTGTGCGTAGGTGTTGGATACATACAAACCTGATttgatttgggtggggggagagggtatgTGAATGCACATAAACCTGATGGATGGGGTATGGACAGGCTAATTACAAACTAACAATTGATATGTATTAAGGGATGCATGCACTCTTGCTTAGTGGGGGAAAGGGCACCAATCTAGCCTCTTCCAATACAACCGTCTACTACACCAAACATCCAAATGGCCAAGgttttctggggaaaaataacCTGGTAAAAAGTAGAATAGGAAAAGGTGGCAGAGTTCAGGTGTGGCGTGGGGTCTGTTTGAATGGAAAGGCTAATTATCATTCAGTAACTATGATTTTTAATATGGAATTATTGTGAACTGGGACACTGATTCATCAATGTATTTAAGCATGTTCCTGATTGGAGCACTAACAGCAGTGGGATGGCTCACATACTTTAAGTTAGTCACGTGCATAAGTACTCTCTGGAATTGGGGTTTTAAGGCTGAACAATTACAGggcttttctcttctccttttttctttttggttcaatAGGTATTTAATTCAACTCATTATTGCTATAGGTtgccattttatataaaataattatttattcatCAGAAACAAATGCCTACAGTAATTACATAAAtaggaacaataaataaatgattGACCTAAAGATCCTGTTACAAATGGCGTAAAATGATCTGAAACGATTGTCACAGTGCACAGATAGAATAAATAGTAACAGCTTTTAAAATTCCACCGCATCTCATTTTAAATCCTGTATAAAATATTACTTGATTTTGATGAGTACTTCtaaaaatgttggtatttaaATTTCTAAACTTCTTTGTGAGTTTGTCCTAGATTTGAAAACCCCATCATTCCACATGGATTCTCCTGCTAGCACTGAGGCTGAAGTGCTTGTCTCTTATGAAAGAAATTGGTCTCTCTTCACTTTCAGCCTGGGAAACTATAGGTCCTTACCAtgggcgtgcgcacggggtgggCCCGGGCACACACCCTAatgcccatgggccggatccggatctggcccctcggggctttgcatccggcccgcgggatttgccccccgtggtgccgcagGCCCCGCGCTGCTTTCCGAAGCAGCCATCAGGGCAGCATGTCTCTGGGGGTAAGGGGTTGCTCTAGGCACCgcctcccgaagctcccattggccgggaacggggaactgcggccaatgggagcttcaggggaggtacctggaggcgtggcaagggcagcgtgcagagccctgtgctgccccgcccctcccctcccctcccccgggagcggcccggcatggggccctggcaggcagggagcgcgcCGCTGCGGGTAAGcccgaacctctcctgcaccccctctccctgccctgagcccccggcctgcaccCCGTTGAGccgggctccccctccccagggctgggctggctgctttaacagccccatgtgctccctggcagCCTCCCACCCGGCAGCACCAACACAGCCGCTTAAGGTGGCCCGCGggggtgctgccccagctccccgccccaaggcagctgcccccctccagcgcccaggGTCCCAAACCCGCCTGCGGCTCCCCGCGCTGGCCAGGGGCCCGGGCACCACCCGGGGGGTCAGGccgcccctgagcccagcccaccttaagtggggcctgggagccagcaggcccggggcagggggcgagCCCGGCCCACAGGCCCCCTCCCGCAGCCCGGCTGCGAGCTCCGCTCCCCGGCGCTGTTCGGGGACTCCGGCCCGGCACCCTCGGGCTTgagtccagccctgggagcagcccggCGCCCTGCGATccaccctggctgcctctgcccggcctggccccaagcgcccagcccggccccctctgcccggccctcgagcctgcctgccagggcgggggagcccagatccccagccccgggcctgcctgcaaacagcctaccctcctgcaccccaactccctctcctgagccccctgcctgcacctctcaccccaactccctgccctgaaccccctgcctgcaccctgtacccctcctgcatcccaactccctgtcctgagccccctgcctgcacctctcacccaacccccctgccctgagctcccaaccccttgtcctgagccccctgccctgagctcccaaccccctgccctgagccccctgcctgcacctctcaccccaaccccctgccctgaaccccctgcctgcaccctgtacccctcctgcatcccaactccctgccctgagccccctgcctgcatctctctccccaaccccctgtcctgagcccccttcctgcaccttgccccccaacccctgccccacaactccctgccctgagcccccggcctgcaccttgccccgcaaccccctgccctgagccccctcctgcccccaacccgctgccctgaaccccctgcctgcaccctgtacccctcctgcatcccaactccctgccctgagtcccctgactgcacctctcaccccaaccccctgccctgagctcccaaccccctgtccagagcccccttcctgcaccttgccccccaacccctgccccacaactccctgccctgagccccctgcctgcaccttgccccgcaaccccctgccctgagccccctcctgcccccaaccccctgccgtgagccccctgcctgcaccctgtacccctcctgcaccccaactccctgtcctgagccccctgccgcacctctcctgcatcccaactccctgtcctaagccccctgccacaccctggcccccaatcccttgccctgagccccctcctgcactccgcacccctcctgtaccccaagccccttccctgagccccctcatacatcccacaccctcctctgtcccaatcccttgccctgagccccttcctgcacactgcacccctcctgaacccctgccctgagccccctgccgcactccgccccctcttgcacctcaacccccttccctgagccccctcatacatcccacaccctcctctgtcccaatcccttgccctgagccccttcctgcacactgcacccctcctgaacccctgccctgagccccctgccgcactccgccccctcttgcacctcaacccccttccctgagccccctcatacatcccacaccccctcctctgccccccaatcccttgccctgagccccttcccgcacacagcaccccctcccacacccagccgtttatgatgttcgcctttcaaaaaaaaaaaaaattccctgggtgcacaccctaatgcaatgtgctgcgcacgcctatggtccTTACCTCCTGGTCAGAGAGTCCCATTTTCCATCACTGCAACCAAACATGTCTCCGCATGCCCAACTTGCTGATGAGTCTGTGTTGGAATATCTGAATGGAACTCTCACCTCAGGTCgtttcagagagatttttgcaaaagcagcaggaagaTTTCCCAGATTGCCACCTTGCCGTTCCCCTTCAGAGACACTCGAGGCTTGAAAACCCCTTGGGGCCACCTGAAATCTCTCCCTTCGTTCTGACATTAGAGGAAAATTATGCACATCTTTTTTCTTGCAAAGTTTTTTCCAGTTCATATTTGTTATGCTGTTATACTGTGCTTAAGCTGCCTGTTACAATTCAGACATGAGATTTTGATCAGAGAAGAGTTGAACCACAGAAATATATAGCAAACACATTATGTCAACAATGTTTAAGGTTTAACCCTTTCTTAattttcttgtaacttttttgCATCGATATCcttcattttgcaatttaaacTTTGAGTAAATCAACAGAGTATTATCACATAAATTGTAATATGGACAGTTGGAATTTCAttatggagtgaaaagaacaggagtacttgtggcaccttagagactaagaatgctctaataaatttgttagtctctaaggtgccacaagtactcctgttctttttgcagatacagactaacacggctgctactctgaaacctgccattgtGGAGTGAGTGTATTGCATAATACAAGGTCAAGCATTTTGGAGCCTTAGAAATCACTGTGGGAAAAATCAGTAGAGAGGAGGGAATCCACTGCACGATACAATTTCCTCCAACTGTTTTAAGCTCTGTAGTCACTGCATCCTCAGCTGGAATGAAATGAGAGTTGGTtgaaacacaaagggaaaaataaatgtttccctttATTAACGGCAATAcatgaaatgaaaatatctttctACACCTCATCATCTTACAAGTCTTATGCTCAGTtcacatattttataaatgtctctAGGAAACTTCTCAAGCTCCGCTATATGATGAGGACAGAGTGAATGTATCGCATAACACGTCAAGCGTTCTGGAGTGTTAGAAGTCACCGTGGGAAGAATCAGCAGAGAGGAGGGATTCCACTGCATCCTTCTGTTTTAACCTCAGTAGTTGCAGCAGCCGGAGCTGATATGAAATAGGGAATGGttgaaatacaaagggaaaaaatataattttcattgaattgatctcaataaattaaatgaaaatatctctTCCACACATAAGCTCGCAAGTCATTTAGtatgttcatatttttttttaaagtctctaggAAGCTTCTCAAACCTTGAAATACTAGAAATAGTTCTCATGAGGACAGATGAATGAATAGCAACCCTGATCATAATAGAAACACACTACATATGTAGAAGTCAGAGTACtttaggggtggaggggaagtacacctctaccccgatataaggcgacccgttataacaggaattcggatataacacggtaaagcagcgctctggggggcggggctgcgcgctccggcggatcggcgcatcagcgtgtctggcttcgacacgctgctctgagcggtGTGTTaaaggtgctgggccggggccgaggggttggataaggggcagagggtcaggggacagggagtggggggtttggatggttcagaggctctggggggcggggcagtcgggggatggggaatgggggcgttggataggccgtgggagtcctaggggtgattagggacaggggggtctctggaggaaaGGTTTAGGCCCCTCAAAAATATTGGCAAATCTCAACTTTAACCATTTCCTCCAATTTAGACGGcacatttaaaatgtagacaGCACAAACCGTCGGTCTCTTCCTTCTGTGAAACTATAGGAGAGAGTGTGCTCTGAGAAAATGAAACCTTAACTAATTGTTATTTCCCGATCTTAATATTCCTACCGGAGCTGAGGAATAGATGTAGTTGAAAGGTGTGAATATCATGTCCTGTTGATCACTCCAAGTAGCTGACAGTAGTGAAAAATTGAGAATAAATCATAAAACAGGATGAGCAATTAGGATAATAAAACATGCTAGAGAGGTACCCACATGGATGACTATGATTTCCAATGTGGTCAGAAGGAGGTTATGCACAGAAGTCACATTAGGTATTTTTTTACCAAGTGTGTCCCTGGGATGAaagaattcaaatatttttttaaaaattgaaattcagtGTTCACCACTTTTGCTGGTTCCTTCTCTTTTAACATTTGCCTTCCCCTTTGCTTGGGCAGGGGAATTCTTCTGGTTTGTTTAattctcttcccttcctgtggtcaCGTTTCATTTTCTGGATCTCAAGCCCTAGCGCAGACTGTTGTGCTGGAGTTTCCATCATTGcagagaaatgtgttttaattcaacaagaaaagaaaaatcacacgaagaaaccatgaaaacatttttctgcaCATTAATTTGGTTAGAGTCTCCCAAGTTTTCCTGCACTTTTAtaagaaatttgagatttttgcttcaaatttttgaaagacacactgcaaagcagagaaaacagacttagcagagcccccagactgtcctgggctatgctccccattctcccatgattttccagcgGTGTTGGGCATCTGTATTCCACACCAGGGTGAAATCCCAGGGGAAGATGTTGCGGGGTACTGAAAGCAaatgaacaaaactgcaaacccaGTATACGATGAGACCATGTTTCGGTGGCTCTTATTACTTAAAGcttcacacccccagcacccattgttccagcctggggcagccctggcagGGTGGCTGTAATGGAACCACGCTGATCGGGACCAGAAGGCAGGTCTCACAAAGCCCTAGAAGTGATGCGGACACTCAGGCGCTTTGTGTGGAAAGATTTTGTGTTCCGTGCAGAAGTCATCGGGTCATCTATTTCTATGATGAAAGCCTGCTAGTGGGATGATAAAGGTGAGCTTAAGTGGGGATGTATTGGTGGTGTTTTCCTCCCCTTTTATCTACCTGTGGCTGGCTTTCCCACAGGAAGACCTAAAGTCATAGATGATGGATAACCTCAAATGGCTCTTAAGTAGATGAAAAGATTCTTCCACATAGCACAGCTTAAAAACAGTGTGATGGAATGATTGTCAGGAGGTTCTCCTCTGCACTATAGGCGTAATGAAGACGTTAGACTTTGAGGAAGAGTTTGTATGGCTCCCAGGTGCAATAGgaccaggtcaaggcccctctccagccactccccataattgaggttccatttcagcatgtAGGTGTAGATAGTCTGGGTCGtttccctaagaagacacccagaggaaagctgtacaaACCGACTTGCTTGGCTGCAAGGCCAGAGGCGGTATCGACGGTGGCCGCAAGTTTCATAAAGATGTGTTCAGCTATTGAGGGTCTAATCCTCCCagaagaaatgtaacattttcatggtgtgatgttctgtacctccaccactcaGGCAGTGCAGCTCCCCCGTCCCACTCTTAGAGCCATAACTGAGTCCCACATGTATATATTTGTTATAACATTGCATTGGCCAGGGAGCATCACTTTATATTGCACATGCTACATTGTACGTGTACATTATACATACAATCATATTTCCTTTTGTAAAGATGTAACCACCTTATGTAAAATTGAGCAAAATGCTTAAAACAGTTCAAGCGCATTATGAGAGGAAAATATACACACTGAAAATGTGTTGCGGTTACTCAAGTATTTCCCAGGCCTATCTCCTTCAGTCCTGCATCTCAGGATAGAAGATACTGTAGACCGGCTATAAGCTGTACAAAGGGAGACTGTCTCTACAATGTAAAAAGGTGAAGTGGTCTAAGACATACTTGCTTTTCTTGGGCAAGACCTCATGAAATCAGATTACCCATCCTTCCGTTTTGCTCAGTTTTGCTGTGGAAAAGAATGAAAGCCGGCACCTCCTAGAGTAGGAAAcctcccaaacatttttttgccaaacattttagaaactagTCAACCACTATATTAAGTCACACATGCTGCCCTATCCTCTGTTTATATACCAGACCAGAATACAAGCAGAATAGCGGTACTGTGCTGAGAGCAGGGTGTGTGCTGGGAAGTCTCTATGCCCTTGAACTCTTGTCGTGCCTTTCTTTGCAACAGAATGGAGGGCTGCGGGTGTAGCCACTAGACGGCTCTGTGCTGTAGTAGGTGACAACCAATGGATGAGGTGTATAGGAACCCCATTTGTCTCTACCACTAGAGCACCACTGCAGCTATTCCTTGGCAACCCAGCAGGCTGAGGGGCAAAACAGTCCACCCAAAGCCAGATTGTTGAGCTTTGATGAGAGGTGGCCCCATTTGGTCCCATGTGTTCTGTGTTTCTCGCCTCATTTTCTTGCTAAGCGAGAGACGGATTTTTCCTGTGGTGGTTTCTTTTCACAATTTTTAGTGTCTTTTTTCTTCGCGTTCATCCCTGTATATTTATACAAGGCACCCAGTTTACTGTTCCACCATTTCTGTTTTGGGGAGGATGTTTTCTCCATTCTACTAGACACTGTTCTCTTTATTGTCCTGACACCAATATAAAAACTGTTTCACCAAGCTAGAGGTTTTATAAAATGCCAAACGCTGTTGGGCTGTCCAGTCTAGAAATACCTTTTAGAAAATAACAGATCTTCCCACTAGGTCTAAATAATTATCTTCTATATTTCCCTTACTCCTACTGTTCATCTAACAATTATGGCACCGTAACAAATGTCATGGCCTATTTCCCACatcatttctcctccttttcctctctctctcggtcTCTGTCAAGCTTGCCTGTACTTTTCCTTTTATGGATAGCTTCATCTCCCTGTTAGACCAAAACTGTGTTAGATAACCAGTAAGGGCCATCAACTAAACCCCTTTAATCCTAATTTCTCTTGAGGGGCTTTCCAACCTCGGGGAACTTTTTGGCTAAAAGAAAAGCTCATCTCGGCCTATATTCGTCTGAACTTCTGACAACGTGGCAACCCTTCCGCACAACTCCTTTCACAAAAGACCAATTTCATATTTAGTGGGGTGATTGTTTTCGGTTACTTGACTGTGGGTTCACGCTGGTGATGGTCAAATGCGCAGATAATTGCAGCATCAATGCAactgacatttggaaaataatcAAATGTTAAACTAGCTTTTATGTTGACATTTTCTGACTTTCAAAAACATAGACTAAATATGCAAGTCAGAATGCATCAGTTCTCCCCAGGTATAAATCTGTGTGGTATAAATCTGCTCCTTGAACATCTGTCTGATACTTCTTTGTATAATGTATGAGGAAATGCAAGTGCACTGATATGACACACAGGatcacaactagggtgaccagacggcaaatgtgaaaaatcgggacagggagtgggggggtaataggaacctatataagaaaaagaccccaaattcgggactgtccctataaaatcgggacagctggtcaccctaatcacaacACAGACTGACGTACAAGCAGAAGGACATAAATAGACAAGACCGAGGTGCTATAGTTGTTACCTAAACACAAAATCTTACACAAGGTGAAGAACCGCCAAGCTATGGGAAAGGTGATTCCACGTCTCAGGAAGGATGTTTTTCATGCTCATACTCACAGAGTAAAACATACTCTTCGGtctagatttgttttcatttcaggtcaaggaAAAACATCAAAGAAAGGGCTTAACCCTAAGAGACACTAACCACTTCCTGCAAGGTCCTGATcaccctgaactcccactgaactagtgggtgctgagcacttctcagaattgggcccaaagacTGAACAAAGAGAAATTTTCCATGACCGAGAAAACAGAGTGACTGTAACATGCTGCATCTTAAGGACAAGATGGCAGCTGCATTAGGCAGGGAgaaaaatctacttttaaaagtgtaatCTTTAGAAAACAGCCTTTAATTGATATTGCTACGTGTAGAAAGACTAGTTAGACATAATAGGCAAGATTCTGTCACccctactcacactgagtaatacCTCACTCTACtaactactgatttcaatggggcttgctTGTGGGGTATTGTACTAGTCAACAtaagggggagagaatctggcccaacatgagaccaatgggcagatcctcagctcatggaATGCAGCATGGCACCATTGGCTGGCCCAATagcatgaaaagaaaacagataacCCAGAGTAGAAGTCAGTTACAGTGATTGGTGTAAGAGGATCAGAGCCAAAGCCTgacaataatttttttatatatatatggaaagagagagatcaaCTCTCAGAGCTCATCCAGAGCTCTGAGATAATAATAGAGAGCCTCtgactaagccagccctgattacagaatgggcCCCACCTGAGAGAAATTAGGTGATCCCAGGTTTAACTACTGAGTGGGCCCagctgaggaagggctggaggaaagagaATGCAGAGAGTCAAAAGGTGCCTGCAGGGGCTTGAGTGAGCACCCAGGGGACAGATTGGGAGACcgagaagggaaggaaagaggtgagGAAGGAAATGGTGCATGGAAAACTGCACTATGGGTAGAGGATTTGACTTGGTTGtgcagtccagggccctgggctgtaacCCAGAATTGAGACTGAGGTTGGGactggattcccctaccagccctcaGCAAGTGGTGTACAAGGGTAGCTGAGCCCAGTAAGGGGGCTGCAGTCTGAATGTGACCttgctgaagaagagctgtggagAGGCTGGAAGCTTTTGATTTCTATGAAGAGAGTTTAGAACTTTAGTCTGTTCCTTCCAGGGTCAGCCATCCACACTAAAgactgtgccctggctggaggggtgagttatctaaaagaaaccaccacagccCCAGAGTGACTGTTGACAAGGGCTGCTACCCCACAAGGATaccgtgatgccatgcctggccatgaGGCAGTGCAGGGTGGTGAGTAAACCCTGTTACAATGCTTTTTCTTAAATTCCTTTAATTGCAGCGTGTCTGAAACAACTACACTTTTGTAGTTTTCCTTGTCTGCTCTCTCTTTTCCTACCCCTCACGGCAAGCACTGTATCTCAGCCCTAGTCTACATCCAGCTGATGACAGCACCTTTGGTGAACAGtaaatgactgactgactgactgaccttGGCCACTTCTATATTGCGTGAGTACATGTGCTGCTAGACCCCTCTCTGCAGAAGGGATTCTTTCAACAGCAAGTTAACATGAAGTGATTTACTTTGTCCATATTGGATACacggttcagggggtgggggaacaactCCAGGTTGCAcgtgcttttgaaatgtttacttcCCTATTCCGTAG
This window harbors:
- the LOC135977743 gene encoding collagen alpha-2(I) chain-like encodes the protein MFGCSDGKWDSLTRRTGSWDAGGVQGAGRGFRAGSWGERCRQGAQERELGCRRVGCLQAGPGLGIWAPPPWQAGSRAGQRGPGWALGARPGRGSQGGSQGAGLLPGLDSSPRVPGRSPRTAPGSGARSRAAGGGLWAGLAPCPGPAGSQAPLKVGWAQGRPDPPGGARAPGQRGEPQAGLGPWALEGGSCLGAGSWGSTPAGHLKRLCWCCRVGGCQGAHGAVKAASPALGRGSPAQRGAGRGLRAGRGGAGEVRAYPQRRAPCLPGPHAGPLPGEGRGGAGQHRALHAALATPPGTSPEAPIGRSSPFPANGSFGRRCLEQPLTPRDMLP